One Persephonella hydrogeniphila genomic region harbors:
- the rpmF gene encoding 50S ribosomal protein L32 — translation MAAPKRKKSKAKTAMRKAHWLKKVNIPGLSLCPECGQPKAPHRVCPHCGYYKDKEVIEVV, via the coding sequence ATGGCAGCACCTAAAAGAAAAAAATCAAAAGCTAAAACAGCTATGAGAAAAGCCCACTGGCTCAAAAAAGTAAACATTCCAGGTCTGTCTTTGTGTCCTGAGTGTGGTCAACCAAAAGCACCTCATAGAGTCTGCCCCCATTGTGGATACTATAAAGATAAAGAGGTAATTGAGGTAGTTTAA
- the plsX gene encoding phosphate acyltransferase PlsX yields MYIALDAMGGDNAPRSNVEGAVLFAREYGIGVYLVGDKDILEKELKRTGAKNLPIEIIHAEEIIEMDEPPSTAVRRKRKSSMYLAGRLVREGRAQAFVSAGNTGAAMAISKFVVGAAEGIERPGIAVAFPTKKGKPTVLIDVGANVDCRPMHLVYFAVMGHTYVKEILKSSESPKVGILSIGEEEGKGNDLVKDTYPLLKMTGLNFVGNAEGRDIFTGDFDVIVCDGFVGNIVLKTSESLGSIIVEMIKQEVEKSIISKIGAALMLPALKRFKKKADYAEYGGAPLLGTKGTCIITHGSADAKAIKNALKVASQFEETHFNDKLKENLESLLPKELRE; encoded by the coding sequence TTGTATATTGCTTTAGATGCGATGGGGGGTGATAATGCTCCCCGTAGCAATGTAGAAGGAGCTGTTTTATTTGCCAGAGAGTACGGAATAGGGGTTTATCTGGTAGGAGATAAAGATATATTAGAAAAAGAGCTTAAAAGAACAGGGGCAAAGAATCTTCCTATTGAGATCATTCATGCAGAAGAAATAATAGAAATGGATGAGCCTCCCTCTACAGCTGTAAGAAGAAAAAGAAAATCTTCTATGTATTTAGCCGGTAGGCTTGTAAGAGAAGGAAGAGCACAGGCTTTTGTGTCTGCTGGAAATACAGGCGCCGCAATGGCAATATCAAAATTTGTAGTTGGAGCAGCTGAAGGAATTGAGAGACCCGGAATAGCTGTTGCATTTCCAACAAAAAAGGGAAAACCTACAGTTCTTATAGATGTAGGTGCAAATGTTGATTGTAGACCTATGCACCTTGTTTATTTTGCTGTGATGGGACATACCTATGTAAAAGAGATCCTCAAATCTTCAGAAAGTCCAAAGGTAGGAATTCTCAGTATAGGAGAAGAAGAAGGAAAAGGAAACGACCTCGTAAAAGATACATACCCACTTCTTAAAATGACAGGTCTGAATTTTGTAGGTAATGCAGAAGGAAGAGATATATTTACAGGTGATTTTGATGTGATTGTATGTGACGGCTTTGTTGGTAATATCGTTCTGAAAACAAGTGAAAGTCTTGGTTCTATAATTGTTGAGATGATAAAACAGGAAGTGGAAAAAAGTATAATATCCAAAATAGGAGCTGCTCTTATGCTTCCTGCTTTGAAAAGGTTCAAGAAAAAGGCAGACTATGCAGAATATGGAGGAGCTCCTCTACTTGGGACTAAAGGAACATGTATAATCACCCACGGCAGTGCAGATGCAAAAGCTATAAAAAATGCCCTCAAAGTAGCATCACAGTTTGAAGAGACACACTTTAATGATAAACTGAAAGAAAATCTTGAAAGTTTATTACCAAAAGAGCTAAGGGAATAG
- a CDS encoding beta-ketoacyl-ACP synthase III, with amino-acid sequence MIRAKISGIGMYVPPRVITNQDLEKILDTSDEWITTRTGIKERRIAEEWEKASDLALPAAKEAIENAGISPKDIDAVVVATSTPDMTFPSTACFLADKLGCSKPMAFDISAACSGFIYGLTIGNSFIVSGQFENVLVVGAEVFSQIIDWGDRSTAVIFGDGAGAVVLSKTEEDSGILSAVMKSDGSHWGSLYCPVGEKLRMRGRETFKLAIKSMETATKKALLQADVELDKIKLVIPHQANIRIINALAERLDIPENKVFSNIHKYGNTSAASIPIAMYEAYKGKKFKEGDNILLTAFGGGLTWGAVVLKF; translated from the coding sequence ATGATTAGGGCGAAAATATCTGGAATTGGGATGTATGTTCCTCCCCGTGTTATAACGAATCAGGATCTTGAAAAAATTTTAGACACTTCAGACGAGTGGATTACAACAAGAACCGGTATAAAGGAAAGGAGAATTGCTGAGGAGTGGGAAAAGGCAAGTGATTTAGCATTACCTGCTGCAAAAGAAGCAATCGAAAATGCAGGTATTTCACCAAAAGATATAGATGCTGTTGTGGTTGCAACATCTACTCCAGATATGACTTTTCCTTCTACAGCTTGCTTCCTTGCAGATAAATTAGGTTGCTCAAAACCTATGGCATTTGATATATCTGCCGCCTGTAGTGGCTTCATTTATGGTCTTACCATAGGAAACTCATTTATAGTATCAGGACAGTTTGAAAATGTACTTGTGGTAGGTGCTGAAGTATTTTCGCAGATAATAGATTGGGGAGATAGATCTACAGCTGTTATATTTGGAGATGGTGCCGGAGCGGTAGTCCTTTCAAAAACTGAAGAAGATAGTGGCATACTTTCGGCAGTTATGAAATCGGATGGTTCCCACTGGGGATCCCTGTACTGTCCTGTTGGTGAAAAGCTTAGAATGAGGGGAAGGGAAACATTTAAACTGGCAATAAAATCTATGGAAACGGCAACTAAAAAGGCTCTTTTGCAGGCAGATGTAGAACTTGATAAGATAAAACTTGTAATTCCTCATCAGGCAAATATCAGGATAATAAATGCCCTTGCAGAGAGGCTTGATATTCCTGAAAATAAGGTCTTCAGCAATATTCATAAATACGGAAATACCAGCGCCGCTTCTATACCTATAGCGATGTATGAGGCGTATAAAGGGAAAAAATTCAAAGAGGGAGATAATATACTTCTAACGGCTTTTGGAGGAGGCTTAACGTGGGGTGCCGTTGTTCTTAAGTTTTAA
- a CDS encoding bifunctional nuclease family protein — translation MIEMNVQGITLDPMTNMPIVVLKGKETGHVLPIWIGVFEANAIAMQLEGITRPRPMTHDLLNSVINSLNGNVEYIYIHDLRDNTYYAEITIRTKDAHIKIDSRPSDAINIALRSGAPIFVSEEVLEKSQIEESDTDSKEEDLKDWLESIKPEDFGRQSSI, via the coding sequence ATGATAGAGATGAATGTGCAGGGTATCACTTTAGACCCGATGACAAACATGCCGATTGTTGTTCTTAAAGGCAAAGAAACAGGACATGTTCTTCCTATATGGATAGGAGTATTTGAAGCAAATGCCATCGCCATGCAGTTAGAAGGAATTACAAGACCAAGACCTATGACCCACGACCTTTTAAACAGCGTAATAAACTCTTTAAACGGGAATGTTGAGTATATATACATTCATGACCTGAGAGATAACACATACTATGCAGAAATAACTATAAGAACAAAAGATGCCCATATAAAAATTGACTCCAGACCTAGTGATGCAATAAATATAGCTCTTAGAAGTGGAGCACCTATATTTGTATCAGAGGAAGTATTAGAAAAATCCCAGATTGAAGAGTCAGATACAGACTCAAAAGAAGAAGATCTGAAGGACTGGCTTGAATCGATTAAACCCGAAGATTTCGGCAGGCAGTCATCAATTTAA
- the miaB gene encoding tRNA (N6-isopentenyl adenosine(37)-C2)-methylthiotransferase MiaB encodes MKKYYIRTFGCQMNVNDSQKMAGILKSLGYEPATDWKEADLILVNTCSVREKPDQKVLSALGEFKKVKNDKPDAIIGVCGCLAQRAGYEILQKAPFIDMVFGTTNIHHLPQLLKEAEEGNKAVEIIEDIDRNETELDKYPTVRDNKYTAYVTIIRGCDKRCTYCIVPYTRGKERSRRIGEIIQEVQLLVEDGVKEIHLIGQNVTAYGKDLGDVKFWELLYAVSNVEGVERIRFTTGHPRDLDENTIKAMADIPQVCEYLHLPIQAGSDKILEAMDRGYTQKEYLQKIELLKKYIPDIALSTDIIVGFPGETYEDYMETIKVLKEVEYDQVFAFKYSPRPGTPAAEMKMTEKPETVSRWLSDLINLQKEITFKKNRVYENKTVEVLIEEEKEGKLVGRTRTNKLVHLDGGHNLLGELVKVRINKVNRFSLEGELIQELV; translated from the coding sequence TTGAAAAAATACTATATAAGGACTTTCGGCTGTCAGATGAACGTAAATGATTCACAAAAGATGGCCGGTATACTAAAAAGTCTCGGATACGAACCAGCAACAGACTGGAAAGAGGCAGATCTAATACTGGTAAACACATGCTCTGTAAGGGAGAAACCAGACCAAAAAGTTCTTTCTGCACTTGGAGAATTCAAGAAGGTCAAAAATGATAAACCAGATGCAATAATAGGAGTGTGTGGATGCCTCGCACAGAGAGCAGGTTATGAGATACTCCAGAAAGCCCCATTTATAGATATGGTTTTTGGAACTACAAATATCCATCATCTTCCCCAGTTGTTAAAGGAAGCCGAAGAAGGAAACAAAGCAGTAGAAATAATCGAAGATATAGACAGAAATGAGACAGAGTTAGACAAGTATCCAACAGTAAGAGACAACAAATACACAGCTTATGTAACAATAATTAGAGGATGCGACAAAAGATGTACCTACTGTATAGTACCATATACACGAGGAAAAGAAAGAAGTAGAAGAATAGGAGAGATAATTCAGGAAGTCCAGCTTTTAGTTGAAGATGGTGTAAAAGAGATTCATCTTATAGGTCAAAACGTTACAGCTTACGGTAAAGACCTTGGAGATGTTAAATTCTGGGAGCTTCTTTATGCCGTTAGCAATGTAGAAGGCGTGGAAAGAATAAGATTTACTACAGGGCATCCACGGGATCTTGATGAAAACACAATAAAAGCAATGGCAGACATCCCTCAGGTATGCGAATATCTTCATCTACCTATACAGGCAGGTTCAGACAAGATACTTGAAGCAATGGACAGAGGATACACACAAAAAGAATATCTCCAAAAGATTGAGCTACTAAAAAAATATATCCCCGACATAGCCCTGTCTACAGACATTATAGTTGGTTTTCCGGGAGAAACTTACGAAGACTATATGGAAACAATAAAAGTTCTAAAAGAGGTAGAGTACGATCAGGTATTTGCTTTTAAATACTCACCAAGACCGGGGACTCCTGCAGCAGAAATGAAAATGACAGAAAAACCAGAAACAGTAAGCAGATGGCTTTCTGACTTGATAAACCTCCAAAAAGAAATTACATTTAAGAAAAATAGAGTATACGAAAACAAAACTGTAGAAGTTCTTATAGAAGAAGAAAAAGAAGGAAAATTAGTAGGAAGAACAAGGACTAATAAACTTGTACATTTAGATGGAGGGCATAACTTATTAGGAGAGTTAGTTAAAGTAAGAATAAACAAAGTAAACAGATTCAGTTTAGAAGGCGAACTTATACAGGAATTAGTATAG
- a CDS encoding DUF4139 domain-containing protein, with amino-acid sequence MKILKTGLLILITAGLSFADFPVPEKLFIYTDRAFLVEKIQIDVRNRVKIPVQLPLSTDIKQLKMSISDENCTVDYIRESQQNKEIKEKIQKLNAQINFFKDQIQTIDKEILLLERLDINKTGIEVINTFSQKYFKKLQEKRTAQEMVKNLKKEIDNIQKKYGKQLIVQVSCKEPSKPVLRITLEPPAKASQSYTISADTVNRKVSIINRISVKQDSGIDLKNISLIYYSYRRTPFIHPPEYPFFPVKKAVKMSVPERKYVESTTKAYFVVEKVDLENGRENLITLSKNIYPATFYVFIDGYASVTPFLKAEFSSDRFFPASYRAEFYVDGIYIGSDRIKPIPQGKNSLFFGEDIFFNVSKEKIKDYTEETVFGKKVTTKKWIYRMKNNHSKKIKVIVQDKIPVSPSEKREIEPFSSVKWKELKPDGTVIWEFFLNPTEEKIFTYGYKVIYQGK; translated from the coding sequence ATGAAAATTTTAAAGACAGGTCTGCTAATTCTAATAACGGCAGGTCTGTCTTTTGCTGATTTTCCTGTTCCGGAGAAACTGTTTATTTACACAGATAGAGCTTTTCTTGTTGAAAAAATCCAGATAGACGTAAGAAACAGAGTCAAAATTCCGGTACAGCTTCCTTTATCAACAGACATTAAACAACTAAAAATGAGTATATCTGATGAAAACTGTACTGTAGATTACATAAGGGAAAGCCAGCAAAATAAGGAGATAAAAGAAAAAATCCAGAAACTCAATGCACAGATAAACTTCTTTAAAGATCAGATACAGACCATAGACAAGGAAATTTTACTCCTTGAAAGGCTTGATATAAATAAAACAGGAATAGAAGTAATAAATACCTTTTCCCAGAAATATTTCAAAAAACTGCAAGAAAAAAGAACAGCTCAAGAAATGGTAAAAAATCTAAAAAAAGAGATAGATAATATACAGAAAAAGTATGGGAAACAGCTTATCGTTCAGGTATCATGCAAAGAGCCATCCAAACCTGTACTAAGGATAACTCTGGAACCTCCTGCAAAAGCTTCTCAGAGCTATACAATCTCTGCAGATACTGTAAACAGAAAGGTATCTATAATAAACAGAATATCTGTAAAGCAGGATTCAGGAATAGATTTAAAAAATATAAGCCTGATTTACTACAGTTATAGAAGAACGCCCTTTATCCATCCTCCTGAGTATCCTTTTTTTCCTGTCAAAAAAGCCGTAAAGATGAGTGTGCCCGAAAGAAAGTATGTAGAGAGTACAACAAAGGCATACTTTGTTGTGGAAAAAGTTGATCTTGAAAACGGAAGGGAAAATCTGATTACGCTCTCCAAAAACATCTATCCTGCGACCTTTTATGTTTTTATCGACGGGTATGCTTCTGTAACACCATTTTTGAAAGCTGAGTTTTCTTCTGACAGATTTTTCCCTGCTTCTTACAGGGCAGAGTTTTACGTGGACGGAATTTACATAGGCAGTGATAGAATCAAACCTATCCCACAGGGGAAAAACAGTTTATTTTTCGGGGAAGATATATTCTTCAACGTTTCAAAAGAAAAAATAAAAGACTACACAGAAGAGACAGTTTTCGGCAAAAAAGTTACGACAAAAAAGTGGATTTACCGGATGAAGAACAACCACTCCAAAAAAATAAAAGTAATAGTTCAAGACAAAATACCAGTATCCCCGTCTGAAAAAAGAGAAATAGAACCGTTTTCGTCTGTTAAGTGGAAAGAGTTAAAACCGGACGGAACTGTGATCTGGGAATTTTTCCTCAACCCTACTGAAGAAAAAATATTTACCTATGGATATAAAGTTATCTATCAGGGGAAATAA
- the purB gene encoding adenylosuccinate lyase: protein MIKRYTLERMGNVWSEVNKFKKWLDVEIAICRAWNKLGKIPDDALREIEEKTYVDEAVVERIHQLDKIYNHDVLAFVTAIAEQVGENGRYIHLGVTSSDVIDTALGLLMREAIDILIQDIDGLLPVLMENAFKYKKTVMMGRTHGVHAEPMVFGLKFALWYEEMKRNRERLEKAREVVSVGAISGAVGTYSNIPPEVEKYALEELGLKPEPVSNQVVQRDRHAEFMTAMAITASSLEKIAVEIRHLQRTEVLEAQEPFKKGQRGSSAMPHKKNPITCERITGLARVIRANAIPAMEDIALWHERDISHSSVERVVMPDSAIALDYILHLTKKVLEGLVVYPENMKRNMDLSKGLYFSSKVLVALVEKGLSRDEAYDIVQRNAMKAWDTPGLMFKDALLQDPEVTSRLSPAEIEKIFDVNAFLKNVPYIYERVFGKY from the coding sequence ATGATAAAAAGGTACACCCTTGAAAGAATGGGAAATGTATGGAGTGAGGTAAATAAGTTTAAAAAATGGCTTGATGTTGAGATTGCAATATGCAGGGCATGGAACAAATTAGGAAAGATTCCAGATGATGCCCTGAGGGAGATTGAAGAAAAAACGTACGTTGATGAGGCTGTAGTTGAGAGAATACACCAGCTTGACAAGATCTATAACCATGATGTCCTCGCATTTGTTACAGCCATTGCAGAGCAGGTTGGTGAAAACGGAAGGTATATACATCTTGGGGTAACATCTTCCGATGTTATAGATACAGCACTGGGTCTACTGATGAGAGAAGCAATTGATATTCTTATTCAGGATATAGATGGTCTTCTTCCTGTCCTTATGGAAAATGCCTTTAAATACAAAAAAACCGTAATGATGGGAAGAACACACGGCGTTCATGCAGAGCCTATGGTTTTTGGTCTAAAGTTTGCCCTCTGGTATGAAGAGATGAAAAGGAACAGGGAAAGACTTGAGAAAGCAAGAGAAGTAGTCTCTGTAGGAGCCATATCCGGAGCTGTAGGAACATACTCTAACATACCTCCTGAGGTAGAAAAATACGCCCTTGAAGAATTAGGGCTGAAACCGGAACCTGTTTCAAATCAGGTTGTCCAGAGAGACAGACATGCAGAATTCATGACAGCAATGGCTATAACAGCTTCATCTCTTGAAAAAATAGCTGTTGAGATAAGACATCTACAGAGGACGGAAGTTTTAGAAGCTCAGGAGCCCTTCAAAAAAGGTCAGAGAGGATCCTCAGCAATGCCACACAAGAAAAATCCTATAACATGTGAAAGAATAACAGGACTCGCAAGGGTAATAAGAGCAAATGCTATTCCTGCCATGGAAGATATAGCCCTCTGGCACGAAAGGGACATATCCCACTCATCTGTTGAAAGGGTTGTTATGCCTGACTCTGCAATAGCTCTTGATTACATACTCCATCTTACAAAAAAGGTTCTTGAGGGTCTTGTTGTTTACCCTGAAAATATGAAAAGAAATATGGATCTATCTAAAGGTCTTTATTTTTCATCAAAAGTTCTCGTAGCCCTTGTTGAGAAAGGATTATCAAGGGATGAAGCTTACGATATAGTACAGAGAAATGCTATGAAAGCCTGGGACACTCCAGGACTGATGTTCAAAGATGCATTACTTCAAGATCCTGAAGTAACATCCAGACTATCCCCTGCAGAAATAGAAAAAATATTTGATGTTAATGCCTTTTTGAAAAATGTACCTTATATTTATGAGAGAGTATTTGGAAAGTATTAA
- a CDS encoding YraN family protein, which translates to MKSSDIGKIFEDKAVEFLKEKGYRILDRNFRTRTGEIDIVAKDKDTVVFVEVRYRKNLSFGFPEETVNRKKMKNILSTANRYISMKNFSDFNIRFDVIAIDEKDIRHIKNAFDMDCI; encoded by the coding sequence ATGAAAAGTTCTGACATAGGAAAAATCTTTGAAGATAAGGCTGTAGAGTTTTTAAAGGAAAAAGGGTACAGGATATTAGACAGAAATTTTAGAACAAGAACAGGAGAGATAGACATTGTAGCAAAAGACAAAGATACTGTTGTTTTTGTTGAGGTTAGATACAGAAAAAACCTGTCTTTTGGTTTTCCTGAGGAAACTGTGAACAGGAAAAAGATGAAAAATATCTTATCAACTGCAAATAGATATATATCAATGAAAAATTTTTCTGATTTTAATATAAGATTTGATGTTATTGCTATTGATGAGAAAGATATAAGACATATAAAAAATGCCTTTGATATGGATTGTATTTGA
- a CDS encoding polyprenyl synthetase family protein, which yields MDIREYLKEQADLINDKIREYIPSGTPKKLFDAMAYSLMAGGKRIRPVLIVESAKAVGKENVEEIIDIAVAAEFLHTYSLIHDDLPAMDDDDLRRGKPTCHKVYGEAIAILAGDGLQSYAFELVSKNKNISSDKLVKVINILAHGTGIYGMVGGQAADILHEKENSFDDIHFIHTHKTAKFIQSCCQIGAVLSDASKEEEEALKNYGLYIGLAFQIWDDILDEIGDEEKLGKKTKKDREKNKLTYPSVYGLEKSKNIAKNYVEKAINEIKILKNPEILQEIANYIISREV from the coding sequence ATGGATATCAGGGAGTATTTAAAGGAACAGGCAGATCTGATAAACGATAAGATAAGGGAGTATATCCCTTCAGGAACACCTAAAAAACTGTTTGATGCTATGGCCTATTCTCTTATGGCTGGAGGGAAAAGAATAAGACCTGTTCTGATAGTAGAGTCTGCAAAAGCTGTAGGAAAAGAAAATGTTGAAGAGATTATAGATATCGCTGTTGCAGCAGAGTTTCTCCATACTTACTCATTGATACATGACGACCTTCCTGCGATGGATGATGATGATCTCAGAAGAGGAAAACCAACATGCCATAAGGTTTATGGAGAAGCGATAGCTATTCTTGCAGGGGATGGTCTCCAGTCGTATGCTTTCGAGCTTGTATCAAAAAATAAAAATATCTCCTCAGATAAACTTGTTAAAGTGATAAACATTCTTGCCCATGGAACCGGGATATACGGGATGGTTGGAGGACAGGCTGCAGATATACTTCACGAGAAAGAGAACTCATTTGATGATATACATTTTATCCATACCCATAAAACAGCGAAATTTATCCAGTCATGCTGTCAGATAGGTGCCGTTTTATCAGATGCCTCAAAGGAGGAGGAAGAAGCCCTAAAAAATTATGGTCTGTACATTGGGCTTGCATTCCAGATATGGGATGATATTCTCGATGAGATAGGAGATGAAGAAAAGTTAGGTAAAAAAACAAAAAAAGATAGGGAGAAAAATAAACTTACATATCCATCTGTATATGGCCTTGAAAAATCAAAAAATATAGCAAAAAATTATGTTGAAAAAGCGATTAATGAGATTAAAATATTAAAAAATCCTGAAATCCTTCAGGAGATAGCCAATTATATAATAAGCAGAGAGGTATAA
- the queF gene encoding preQ(1) synthase — protein sequence MELKYGEREIQEAKLEKWPNPNPEKNYTIDITFPEFTCLCPRSGYPDFATIKITYIPDKYIVELKSLKLYLNKYRNMYISHEEATNKIYDDLYELLQPRFLEVIGDWHPRGNVKTIIKVSSEDQQKEEKSL from the coding sequence ATGGAACTGAAGTATGGAGAGAGAGAGATACAGGAAGCAAAATTAGAAAAATGGCCTAACCCTAACCCAGAAAAGAATTACACAATAGATATAACTTTTCCTGAGTTTACATGTCTGTGTCCCCGTTCAGGATACCCAGACTTTGCGACTATAAAGATAACCTATATCCCTGACAAATATATAGTAGAACTGAAATCTTTGAAACTTTATCTGAACAAATATAGAAATATGTATATATCCCATGAGGAAGCAACAAATAAGATATATGATGATCTTTATGAGCTCCTCCAACCGCGGTTCCTTGAAGTAATAGGAGACTGGCACCCGAGAGGAAATGTAAAAACGATAATAAAAGTGTCTTCAGAAGATCAACAAAAGGAAGAAAAATCTCTGTGA
- the thiS gene encoding sulfur carrier protein ThiS, with protein MRLTVNGEIKEFDKESMTIEELVKELGIKVPNYAVAVGMEVIPKSEYKTYRLKDGDKVEIVTFVGGG; from the coding sequence ATGAGGTTGACAGTAAACGGAGAGATAAAAGAATTTGATAAAGAGAGTATGACCATAGAAGAGCTTGTTAAAGAGCTTGGTATAAAAGTTCCTAATTATGCTGTAGCTGTCGGTATGGAAGTGATACCAAAAAGTGAGTACAAAACGTACAGGTTAAAGGACGGTGACAAAGTAGAGATCGTTACTTTTGTCGGTGGTGGTTAA
- a CDS encoding enoyl-ACP reductase FabI, translating into MGLLEGKKALILGVANNKSIAYGIAKAFHREGATLGFNYLNEKIEKRVRPIAEEFNAEIITKCDVSSDEEIKNLAETVREKWGTLDIIVHSIAYANKEFLKDYYYKVDRKSFLEAMDISVYSFTAIAREFMDMMNEGGNLLTLSYYGAEKVVYNYNVMGVAKAALEASVKYLARDLGELKNIRVNAISAGPIKTLAASGISQFSEIQKIAAERAPLKRTVTIDEVGNAAVFLCSELGSGVTGEILYVDAGYNIIGM; encoded by the coding sequence ATGGGTTTATTAGAGGGGAAGAAAGCGTTAATTTTAGGAGTTGCAAACAATAAGAGTATAGCTTACGGCATAGCCAAGGCATTCCACAGGGAAGGGGCTACTCTGGGTTTTAATTACCTGAATGAAAAGATAGAAAAAAGAGTAAGACCTATAGCAGAGGAGTTTAACGCAGAAATAATAACAAAATGTGATGTGTCTTCAGATGAAGAGATCAAAAATTTAGCTGAGACTGTAAGGGAAAAATGGGGAACTTTAGATATAATTGTTCACTCCATAGCCTACGCAAACAAGGAATTTTTAAAAGACTACTACTATAAGGTTGACAGGAAGTCCTTTTTAGAGGCTATGGACATCAGTGTGTACTCCTTTACAGCTATAGCACGGGAATTTATGGATATGATGAATGAGGGAGGAAATTTATTAACTCTATCATATTACGGGGCAGAAAAGGTTGTTTATAATTACAATGTAATGGGTGTAGCAAAGGCAGCTCTCGAAGCTTCTGTAAAATATCTTGCAAGAGACCTGGGAGAACTGAAAAATATAAGGGTAAACGCTATATCTGCTGGACCAATTAAAACACTCGCTGCTTCTGGAATATCCCAGTTCAGCGAGATTCAAAAAATTGCAGCAGAGAGAGCTCCACTAAAAAGAACGGTAACAATCGATGAAGTAGGAAACGCAGCTGTTTTCCTATGTAGCGAGCTTGGTTCAGGAGTAACAGGCGAGATACTTTACGTAGATGCCGGTTATAACATAATCGGTATGTGA
- a CDS encoding cupin domain-containing protein, producing the protein MAKLVFRGSGKVIENPEEIKKFLKKYGVIYDRWGVERLPENLRENYELSEEEQRAIIDAYREELEKLKKEKGYITEDIVVLSEKTPNLEQLMTKFKREHHHTDDEVRFVVDGSGIFPVKIEGEIVEIHVGAGDLIVVPAGARHWFELDEQRKIKCIRVFKTPAGWEAIYNENEKATMND; encoded by the coding sequence ATGGCAAAATTAGTTTTTAGAGGAAGTGGTAAAGTAATAGAAAATCCTGAAGAAATAAAAAAATTTCTCAAAAAATACGGAGTTATCTATGACAGATGGGGAGTTGAGAGACTTCCGGAAAATCTGAGGGAAAATTATGAGCTTTCTGAAGAAGAACAAAGAGCAATTATAGATGCATACAGAGAAGAGCTTGAAAAGTTGAAAAAAGAGAAAGGCTACATAACCGAAGATATAGTTGTCCTCTCAGAAAAAACGCCAAACTTAGAGCAGTTAATGACAAAATTTAAAAGGGAACACCATCATACAGATGATGAGGTAAGGTTTGTAGTGGATGGGAGCGGTATATTTCCTGTAAAGATTGAGGGAGAGATAGTGGAAATACACGTAGGTGCTGGAGATCTTATAGTTGTTCCGGCAGGTGCAAGACACTGGTTTGAGTTAGATGAACAGAGGAAAATAAAGTGCATTAGAGTTTTCAAAACACCAGCAGGCTGGGAAGCTATATACAACGAAAATGAAAAAGCGACTATGAATGATTAA
- a CDS encoding Uma2 family endonuclease, translating into MAVVQKKKRAKRVHKELIYEMRYGSPIYYRDYDKVLSGEKKPEKIIGSSDLQALLVSLIVTFLHNNLDRNRFIIFSNKVGYKFAPRSWYNLDIVIVDKTKVKKLTGKFLEIFPEVVIEVDTKADLRKFENPQDYFHRKTQDLLDIGVKKVIWIFTKEKKVWLAEQGKRWFITDWDDTIDVIDKIKLNIQKLIKDEGIKI; encoded by the coding sequence ATGGCTGTAGTACAAAAGAAAAAAAGGGCAAAAAGAGTTCATAAAGAACTTATATACGAGATGAGATACGGCTCTCCTATCTATTATAGAGATTACGACAAAGTACTTTCGGGGGAGAAAAAACCGGAGAAAATTATAGGAAGCAGTGATTTACAGGCTTTATTGGTTAGCCTAATAGTAACTTTTTTACATAATAACTTAGACAGGAACAGATTCATTATCTTTTCAAACAAAGTAGGATATAAATTTGCTCCAAGAAGCTGGTACAACCTTGATATTGTTATCGTAGACAAGACAAAAGTAAAAAAATTAACAGGAAAATTCCTTGAGATTTTTCCAGAAGTTGTAATAGAAGTTGATACAAAGGCAGATTTGAGGAAATTTGAAAACCCTCAGGATTATTTCCACAGAAAAACTCAGGATTTATTAGATATCGGAGTAAAAAAAGTTATCTGGATTTTCACAAAAGAAAAGAAAGTATGGCTCGCTGAACAAGGAAAAAGATGGTTTATAACAGATTGGGATGATACTATTGACGTTATTGATAAAATAAAACTGAACATTCAAAAGCTTATTAAAGATGAAGGAATAAAGATTTAG